GCCTTTTGCTGGCTCCGGTATCGGTTCGGATCCAGCCAACGGTGGCAATGAACAGACACTGTCCAGGCTTCGGGGCAGCAGGTCTTGCACTCCCTTCGTGTTTACTAGAAGGAGGTACGTATACTAAATAAAGCTTTTGCTAatctgattttttgtttttgatgtggTTGCTACTAATTATTCACTAAAGTGAAACTCCTAAAAATGTCTCTAGCACACAGTGACCTAGGTATAGAAATAATACTGTTTGATCAATTCCAGGTTTCACTAGGAGAAGTCGGATGAAATGAAAATAgaataatgcatttaaatgttaGTCATACAGCAGTGTAAGTTACCTAAAGATCCACAGAAAGACACTAGTTGAATACAGTTAGTACCACTTGACACCATTGTTGCCATCCCCTTAAAGATGAGTGTCCAGCGCTGCCCATCTGCCAGCTTTGAAAAGCATGTGTGATTGATCCGTAAGGGTCAACACTTTGCTGCCGTGTGCCTGGTCTGTTAGATGTGTTTGTGATTAGTGACCCATTAATTAGATCCAAGGTCGACACAGATTCCCAGCAACCTCTCCTGTCTCCACAGCTCCCTGTATTACGATGAGGACGGAGACTTGGCCCACGAGTTCTACGAAGAGACAATCGTGACGAAGAATGGCAGGAAGAGAGCGAAACTGAAGAAGATTCAGAAGAATCTAATACCTCAGGTGAGCACCTGGTCCAGACAAATCATCAAGTTACACAGCTGTCTGTAACAGCAGAGAACACCCTAACACACCTTTATAATAGTTTAGCACATTGCTAGTATTGGCATAAGAACAGCAAAAAGGTAAAGCAGTAACGCAGTAGCAGTAAAGCAGTCTGTCCTGTTGAGATCTGGGTTAGTACATTTCAACTCCATCCCGGTAAAACATTTTCCAAGTCCACTGCACGGGAAGGTGGGGGGAACCTGTATTGCAGAGCACACCCTAACAGAAGAGGAAGGAATAGTCGTTGGCACATCAGTCTGCTGGATCATTAAGCGGATTGCAGTCGTGACGTGATGTCTGATTTTCAGGTAAAACAATTGATAATagcgctgtgtttttttttttcactttttaattGTGAAATCCTCTTGCCCCTGCAGGGAATGGTGAAGCTGGATCACCCTCGGATCCACGTGGATTTCCCGGTCGTGCTCTGCGAGGTGTGACGGCGAGGCGTTGGAAGGAAAGACCATGGCTGACGCCCTTACGACTccgcccccccctcctcccccatgCAGTCCCTCCCGAACTTCCATTCTCACCACGGCACCCCGGGGAGTGCGCGCGTCCTGGGGGCTGGCTGGTGTGCTGGGAGCTCTTTGGCGGCGGCTGCTGTGTCGTGCCTCATGGAAAATATAAACCCCGGTCTGcttactgtaaaaagaaaaagggggAAGGTGTAAGTTTAACACCCTGACCGGCGAGCTCCGTTAGGGAGGAGGTTCATGTAAAGTGTTGTTGGCTCAGATCCATCCCCACCTAACCCACTCTCTTTAAAACATGCAGGCCTTACTTTCTTTTTTCTGTCATGGGTTTCTGAATGAACTTGTGCTCTTTGATTGAATCCTTCAAATGTTAATGTGAAAGTCATGTGCAGTCAAACCTGACTCAAGACCCCTCCTGGGGCCGTGTGAGTGGTCCTTATATACAAATGGtctttaatacaggtttgactgtattggCGTCCTATTTATTCTGCCCACGGATTATCAAAAGGAAGATGAATTGGGAAAAATAAacttatttgcttgttttttgtttttatttatgtttttatggaCCCCGTCTGCTTGAAAAATACTTTCTTGGCAACCCCATTTTATACAGATACTAAATGAAGTGAAGTAAAAGATAGCAGGTCCCCCTAAGCCGAAGCAGCTCGTCACGACAAGACCCCTAAAATAAAACTctagtaatgtgtgtgtgtctgtgtgtgtgtgtgtgaattgtaCATCATACTAGTCTTATACGTTTAGACAGCAATACCTCAATTAGTGGTCAGTTGTGGGTGTCCGTAGCAGTTAGCAATATTTTACAACTAAAATAATGTAGTAGATTTTATGTGCTACTCGGTTATAATACTGTGTTCTGCAATAAGTTGCATGTTTCTGATGAGAtgtggctccctcttgtggttaaATTGATCTTTACAGCTTAAGATGATTTTACATAGGCTGGTTGATGCCCATGTGTATATGTGTCACACCTCTATTATAGCTGGCAATAGGTTCCTTTATCAGTAATCATTTTCAGTGCCTCGGGCTGGGAGAAATATAAATATGATCATTATGTGCGAGCCTGCCTGGGAAGAAGTGCTGTGACAATGTTGCATCATAAGGTGGCAGCATAGCCTAAGTAATAACGAAAGGGCTCCAGAGTGCTTTTAGTTTTGGACTGCGCAGTCAATATCAGTGAAGTTAAATCATTCTCAAAATAGCAATGAGAAAAATGGCTGGGCAACATTTAGCaagcttgtgtgtgttttttgtattaacaTAAGTAATGCCCCCATTTAATTAAAGCAAAAACTAAagttaattaaagaaaaatatattgtaatatgtgTTCAATCCAGTGTGCGTGGCTGCCGTTTACATTCCtgctttgtgtgttttaaaaaggtTCTGGAacgtttgctttaaaaaaaaaaaaaaaaaaaaaaaaaatccacagatCCCTGCTGTTCTAGTGCAGATGCCATGAAAATGAACAGAGCAGTGTCTGACTGTGGTCACTTGATCTGCCATGTCTGTCTCCCATTTTCAGGTTACATTCAGTCCTGTTATGTCATGTGGGTCAATTTTAACATTGGTCTTTTTAGCGAACCATATTATTTATTTGCTGGAACTTATAAATACATTTAGTGACGGAGGGTGTAATCCCTAACGCTGCTGTAGAAACCATTAAAATGGACTACATTGCCTTTTTCAACATTGAAATCTCGGTTGAGTCTCttgttaaatacattatttctgGGTCGATGTTATGATGCTGTGACTCAGAAAAATATACCTAATCTAATTACCAGGAACTGTGCATTATCGTCTTGTGATGATACCACCCATTGAAAATTGTGCAGGGTATAATTGAGAACACTGAACTGCGACGTACTCCAGctggtgtttgttttttagttagttagtttgtttttttagatgTAAAGTATCAAGCAGATGCCAGTGTTGTGAATGACACATTACAAAGACAGAGTACTGTGTTACAAGACCAAAGTTGGAAAGCTGTATGGGATGCAGCAATCTGCCGCCCCCTTGAGCACTTGGGacaaaatgaaactgaaatctTGCCGCTTCGACGGAATAATgaaatcaaaaaaataataaaagagatGCTGTGTCTTAAGTACTGTGTAAATATGTAGCTGTGGTGTTCTGCGCCTTGAGCCAGCGTCCCAGTCCAGGCAAGGGTCGGCTTTTCATCAGTGTGTATATAATAAATGATATCCTGTGTGCAGCACTAAGTACTTACTgcatttctgcaaaaaaaaaaaaaaatgtgagtagataaaaaaagaaatcagttttgttaatatttatggatttttttttaagttaaaagaatgtttttgtgactttttgtttgttaaaagtaataaaacaaaatcctcAGTGAATTGCggaattttcatattttttttttttcttaattgtttcTAACCCTTTTGTCTGTGGACTGTGTAGATCACGTCATTAGTATTCAGATCTTTTTAAAGGTGGAATaaccaaagtttaaaaaaaaaaactcattagcATACCATCCTTCTCACAAATCCAGTACTGTTTAAATTTTccatattt
This genomic stretch from Acipenser ruthenus chromosome 16, fAciRut3.2 maternal haplotype, whole genome shotgun sequence harbors:
- the LOC117412623 gene encoding tumor suppressor candidate 2; the protein is MGGSGSKSRGFWPFAGSGIGSDPANGGNEQTLSRLRGSRSCTPFVFTRRSSLYYDEDGDLAHEFYEETIVTKNGRKRAKLKKIQKNLIPQGMVKLDHPRIHVDFPVVLCEV